The Petropleomorpha daqingensis genome includes a window with the following:
- a CDS encoding haloalkane dehalogenase produces MEILRTPDERFAALPDFPYEPGYVTFDDDEGATLRVAFVDVGPGDGDVVLLLHGEPSWSFLYRRMIPVLVDAGLRVVAPDLVGFGRSDKPVDPAAYSYARHVEWMRRALFDGLGLRDVTLVGQDWGGLIGLRLVSEHPDRFARVVAANTGLPTGDTPMSDAFLAWQRFATTAPEFDVGRVVQNGTTSQLPPEVVAAYDAPFPDDRYKAGARSFPALVPTAPDDPAAAANRAAWEVLARFDRPFLTAFSDGDPITAGGDRVFQKVVPGAQGRPHTTLPGGGHFLQEDVGPELARVVAAFIAST; encoded by the coding sequence GTGGAGATCCTGAGGACGCCGGACGAGCGGTTCGCCGCGCTGCCGGACTTCCCTTACGAGCCGGGCTACGTCACCTTCGACGACGACGAGGGCGCCACCCTGCGGGTCGCGTTCGTCGACGTCGGGCCCGGGGACGGCGACGTCGTCCTGCTGCTGCACGGTGAGCCGTCCTGGTCGTTCCTGTACCGCCGGATGATCCCGGTGCTGGTCGACGCCGGCCTGCGCGTGGTCGCGCCGGACCTGGTCGGCTTCGGCCGCTCCGACAAGCCGGTCGACCCGGCCGCGTACTCCTACGCCCGGCACGTCGAGTGGATGCGCCGGGCGCTGTTCGACGGGCTCGGGCTGCGCGACGTCACCCTCGTCGGTCAGGACTGGGGCGGGCTGATCGGGCTGCGGCTGGTGTCCGAGCACCCGGACCGGTTCGCCCGGGTGGTCGCGGCCAACACCGGGCTGCCGACCGGCGACACCCCGATGAGCGATGCCTTCCTCGCCTGGCAGCGGTTCGCGACGACCGCGCCCGAGTTCGACGTGGGCCGCGTCGTGCAGAACGGGACGACGAGCCAACTCCCGCCCGAGGTGGTCGCGGCCTACGACGCCCCGTTCCCCGACGACCGTTACAAGGCCGGCGCCCGGTCCTTCCCGGCGCTCGTGCCCACCGCGCCCGACGACCCCGCCGCGGCGGCCAACCGTGCCGCCTGGGAGGTGCTGGCCCGGTTCGACCGGCCCTTCCTGACCGCGTTCTCCGACGGCGACCCGATCACCGCCGGCGGCGACCGGGTCTTCCAGAAGGTGGTCCCGGGCGCACAGGGCCGGCCGCACACCACGCTGCCCGGCGGTGGGCACTTCCTCCAGGAGGACGTCGGTCCGGAGCTGGCCCGCGTGGTCGCGGCGTTCATCGCGAGCACGTGA
- a CDS encoding methyl-accepting chemotaxis protein, protein MSRFWNDRPLGVKLAALVAAGAIALAVFALITVQALRATGERADSLLEANNATGLALEADMMHDAVRADVLQALLSGGVGSQYDSAVTDLQDHSDNFQNILDEISAAHVSDDVDGAVAAVRPDVEAYLSAAKQEIALVATNPVGANASYPQFGKQFSALEESLPSVGKAIEAHAKEAVAQTTDERGTAITEAVLVAAGGVLLLAVLGWIITRSVVGPLRRVGAVVTALAEGDLRGTTGITSKDEVGRMATALEESMANMRTVVAAIGDSSTTLASATEELSASAQNMARLADESSTQSGVVADAAVQVSSNVQTVAAGSEQMGASIREIAQNASEVARVAGQAVTVADTTTATVAKLGESSLEIASVVKVITSIAEQTNLLALNATIEAARAGEAGKGFAVVANEVKELAQETAKATEDIAKRVEAIQADTEGAVRAISEISSIISVINDSQSTIAAAVEEQTATTTEMNRNVAEAAQSADQIAENIGAVAAATGQTTSAMADAQTAIEEVAQMATTLHSSVSRFRY, encoded by the coding sequence GTGTCGCGCTTCTGGAACGACCGCCCTCTCGGCGTCAAGCTCGCGGCTCTCGTCGCAGCAGGGGCGATCGCCCTCGCCGTCTTCGCCCTCATCACCGTGCAGGCGCTGCGGGCCACCGGGGAGCGGGCCGACAGCCTGCTGGAGGCCAACAACGCGACCGGGCTGGCGCTCGAGGCCGACATGATGCACGACGCCGTCCGGGCCGACGTGCTCCAGGCGCTGCTGTCCGGCGGCGTGGGCAGCCAGTACGACAGCGCCGTCACCGATCTGCAGGACCACAGCGACAACTTCCAGAACATCCTCGACGAGATCTCCGCCGCCCACGTGAGCGACGACGTCGACGGCGCCGTCGCGGCGGTGCGCCCCGACGTGGAGGCCTACCTCAGCGCGGCCAAGCAGGAGATCGCGCTCGTCGCGACCAACCCGGTGGGGGCGAACGCGTCCTACCCGCAGTTCGGCAAGCAGTTCTCCGCTCTGGAGGAGTCGCTGCCCTCCGTGGGCAAGGCGATCGAGGCCCACGCGAAGGAAGCCGTCGCGCAGACGACCGACGAGCGCGGGACCGCGATCACCGAGGCGGTGCTCGTCGCCGCCGGCGGTGTCCTGCTGCTCGCCGTCCTCGGCTGGATCATCACGCGCTCGGTCGTGGGCCCGCTGCGCCGCGTCGGCGCCGTCGTCACCGCCCTGGCCGAGGGCGACCTGCGCGGCACCACCGGCATCACGAGCAAGGACGAGGTCGGCCGCATGGCCACCGCCCTCGAGGAGTCGATGGCGAACATGCGCACCGTGGTCGCCGCGATCGGCGACAGCTCCACCACGCTGGCCTCGGCCACCGAGGAGCTCTCGGCCAGCGCTCAGAACATGGCCCGGCTGGCCGACGAGTCCTCCACGCAGAGCGGGGTCGTCGCCGACGCCGCCGTCCAGGTCTCGAGCAACGTGCAGACCGTCGCGGCGGGCTCCGAGCAGATGGGCGCCTCGATCCGCGAGATCGCGCAGAACGCCTCCGAGGTCGCCCGGGTCGCCGGCCAGGCCGTCACCGTCGCCGACACCACCACCGCCACCGTCGCCAAGCTCGGGGAGTCCTCCCTGGAGATCGCCAGCGTGGTCAAGGTGATCACGAGCATCGCCGAGCAGACCAACCTCCTCGCGCTCAACGCCACCATCGAGGCCGCCCGCGCCGGCGAGGCCGGCAAGGGCTTCGCGGTCGTGGCCAACGAGGTCAAGGAGCTGGCCCAGGAGACGGCCAAGGCCACCGAGGACATCGCGAAGCGGGTGGAGGCCATCCAGGCCGACACCGAGGGCGCCGTCCGGGCGATCAGCGAGATCTCCTCGATCATCAGCGTGATCAACGACTCGCAGAGCACCATCGCCGCCGCGGTCGAGGAGCAGACGGCGACGACGACGGAGATGAACCGCAACGTCGCCGAGGCCGCTCAGTCGGCCGACCAGATCGCCGAGAACATCGGCGCCGTGGCCGCCGCCACCGGCCAGACCACCTCGGCGATGGCCGACGCGCAGACAGCGATCGAGGAGGTGGCGCAGATGGCCACCACGCTGCACTCCTCGGTCTCCCGCTTCCGGTATTGA
- a CDS encoding sensor histidine kinase produces the protein MAAQEPSRGQLNGTTGEHPPVPVPASGSALDPVLEGAGGFRHGAAVFGSDAELVDVALSYLEEGLRTGDLTVLSCTQETEELLRRELGAGARGLESDPGLIPQDTRPPDVFTHLRQYAHRATQGGTSRLRVLAEVPAARDPLQVREVIRVEAAVNSVMADLPVTNLCVYDSRRLSPDLVASARDTHPVLATGATWAANEAYSDPASYIRALPSPRPSEESLAPIVVVDDAPSLPDLRHRLIGALPALVRDEVQLEDLRLGISEVAANAFRHGKRPVSGRLWSVGREVICTITDSGTTFDNPLAGFIPAHGFDLGRGGMGLWLARKLFDHVDLFPGPTGFTVRLSTTLR, from the coding sequence ATGGCCGCCCAGGAACCCTCGAGGGGCCAGTTGAACGGTACGACCGGGGAGCATCCCCCTGTGCCCGTTCCCGCGTCCGGGTCCGCTCTCGATCCTGTTCTGGAGGGTGCGGGCGGCTTCCGCCACGGCGCTGCCGTGTTCGGTTCCGACGCCGAGCTGGTGGACGTGGCGCTGAGCTACCTCGAGGAGGGGCTGCGCACCGGTGATCTGACCGTGCTCAGCTGCACGCAGGAGACCGAGGAGCTGCTCCGTCGCGAACTCGGGGCGGGCGCCCGCGGGCTCGAGTCCGACCCCGGTCTCATCCCGCAGGACACCCGGCCGCCGGACGTGTTCACGCACCTGCGGCAGTACGCCCACCGGGCCACGCAGGGCGGGACCAGCCGGCTGCGCGTGCTCGCCGAGGTGCCCGCTGCCCGGGACCCGCTCCAGGTGCGCGAGGTGATCCGCGTCGAGGCGGCGGTCAACTCCGTCATGGCCGACCTGCCCGTGACCAACCTCTGCGTCTACGACAGCCGCCGCCTGTCTCCCGACCTCGTCGCCAGCGCACGCGACACCCACCCGGTGCTCGCCACCGGCGCGACCTGGGCCGCCAACGAGGCGTACAGCGACCCGGCGAGCTACATCCGCGCGCTCCCGTCGCCCCGCCCGTCGGAGGAGAGCCTGGCCCCGATCGTCGTGGTCGACGACGCGCCGTCCCTGCCCGACCTGCGGCACCGACTCATCGGCGCGCTGCCCGCCCTCGTCCGGGACGAGGTGCAGCTCGAGGACCTCCGTCTCGGCATCAGCGAGGTGGCGGCCAACGCCTTCCGGCACGGAAAGCGACCGGTCTCCGGCCGGCTGTGGAGCGTCGGGCGCGAGGTGATCTGCACGATCACCGACAGCGGGACGACCTTCGACAACCCGCTCGCCGGCTTCATCCCCGCGCACGGCTTCGACCTCGGCCGCGGCGGCATGGGCCTCTGGCTGGCCCGCAAGCTCTTCGACCACGTCGACCTGTTCCCGGGGCCGACCGGGTTCACGGTGCGCCTGTCCACCACGCTGCGCTGA
- the pucL gene encoding factor-independent urate hydroxylase gives MGIRLGRNQYGKAEVRVVAVDRSSPRHTLVDLNVSSSLRGDFAAAHTAGDNAHVLTTDAQKNTVFAFARDGVGQPEEFGLRLARHFAGSYPWITGARVAVESFGWDRISVGGTPHDHAFRRSGGEVRTAVVTVDGDSEHVLAGLTDLVVLKTTGSEFWGFPRDRYTTLAETRDRILATAVTARWRYPRTDLDFADCFAGVRGALLEAFAATHSLALQQTLYAMGEAVLERFTEVAEVRLSMPNKHHFLQDLSAYGLDNPDVVYHADDRPYGLIEAVVERDDVPPAEVAWLGNPGFC, from the coding sequence ATGGGCATCCGTCTCGGACGCAACCAGTACGGCAAGGCCGAGGTGCGGGTGGTCGCGGTCGACCGCAGCAGCCCGCGGCACACCCTCGTCGACCTGAACGTGAGCAGCAGCCTGCGCGGCGACTTCGCGGCCGCGCACACGGCCGGCGACAACGCGCACGTGCTCACCACCGACGCGCAGAAGAACACCGTGTTCGCCTTCGCCCGCGACGGCGTCGGCCAGCCCGAGGAGTTCGGGCTGCGGCTGGCCCGGCACTTCGCCGGCTCCTACCCGTGGATCACCGGCGCGCGGGTCGCCGTGGAGTCCTTCGGCTGGGACCGCATCTCCGTCGGCGGGACGCCGCACGACCACGCCTTCCGGCGCAGCGGGGGCGAGGTCCGGACGGCGGTGGTCACCGTGGACGGCGACTCCGAGCACGTGCTGGCCGGGCTGACCGACCTCGTCGTCCTCAAGACCACCGGGTCGGAGTTCTGGGGCTTCCCCCGCGACCGGTACACGACCCTGGCCGAGACCCGCGACCGCATCCTCGCCACGGCGGTGACCGCGCGCTGGCGGTACCCCCGCACCGACCTGGACTTCGCCGACTGCTTCGCCGGCGTCCGCGGCGCCCTGCTGGAGGCGTTCGCCGCCACCCACTCCCTCGCACTGCAGCAGACCCTCTACGCCATGGGCGAGGCGGTGCTGGAGCGGTTCACCGAGGTCGCCGAGGTGCGGCTGTCGATGCCGAACAAGCACCACTTCCTGCAGGACCTCTCGGCGTACGGCCTGGACAACCCCGACGTCGTCTACCACGCCGACGACCGCCCCTACGGCCTGATCGAGGCCGTGGTCGAGCGCGACGACGTCCCGCCGGCCGAGGTCGCCTGGCTCGGCAACCCGGGGTTCTGCTAG
- the uraH gene encoding hydroxyisourate hydrolase: MSISTHVLDNGTGRPAAGMVVRLYEGEDVLAEGRTDADGRCRLAEGATGTGQHRLVFATGPWFATQHRETFFPVVSITFAVLDPDEHHHVPLLLSPFAYSTYRGS, translated from the coding sequence GTGAGCATCTCCACGCACGTGCTGGACAACGGCACGGGCCGGCCCGCCGCAGGCATGGTCGTCCGGCTCTACGAGGGCGAGGACGTGCTCGCCGAGGGGCGCACCGACGCCGACGGCCGCTGCCGGCTGGCGGAGGGCGCGACCGGCACCGGGCAGCACCGGCTGGTGTTCGCGACCGGCCCCTGGTTCGCCACGCAGCACCGCGAGACGTTCTTCCCGGTCGTGAGCATCACCTTCGCCGTCCTCGACCCGGACGAGCACCACCACGTGCCGCTGCTGCTGTCCCCGTTCGCCTACTCCACCTACCGCGGGAGCTGA
- a CDS encoding class I SAM-dependent methyltransferase, translated as MSDLFARLERVPDVEAPDLVAVDATDRLLLDQAAPLLAGAGPGEVAVVDDSYGALTLGAVALHGVPDVRVSQDLLVAERALARNAERTGLVGSYRSLPLAPELADGARVVLVKAPKGLEALREIAEVVAAAAVPDVTVLVGGRVKHMIHAMNDVLRDSFAEVSATLARQKSRVLVARGPRAASSSFPRCQEHPDLGLTVCAHGAAFAGPKIDLGTRALLRSLPRMNPQAVTALDLGCGTGVLAAVLATARPELHVLATDQSAAAVASARATAERSGLAERITVRRDDAAAQVPDGSVDLVVCNPPFHVGAAVVSGAADRLFAAAGRVLRPGGELWTVFNSPLPHPAALRRLVGPTRVVDRDRRFSVAVSTCRD; from the coding sequence GTGAGCGATCTGTTCGCCCGGCTCGAGCGCGTCCCGGACGTCGAGGCGCCCGACCTCGTCGCCGTCGACGCCACCGACCGGCTGCTGCTCGACCAGGCCGCACCGCTGCTCGCCGGGGCGGGGCCGGGGGAGGTCGCGGTCGTCGACGACTCGTACGGGGCGCTCACCCTCGGCGCGGTCGCGCTGCACGGCGTTCCCGACGTCCGGGTCAGCCAGGACCTCCTCGTCGCCGAGCGAGCGCTCGCCCGCAACGCCGAGCGCACGGGACTGGTCGGCAGCTACCGGTCGCTCCCGCTCGCCCCGGAGCTCGCCGACGGGGCCCGCGTCGTCCTGGTCAAGGCGCCGAAGGGCCTGGAGGCCCTGCGCGAGATCGCCGAGGTGGTCGCGGCGGCCGCGGTTCCCGACGTCACCGTCCTGGTCGGCGGCCGGGTCAAGCACATGATCCACGCGATGAACGACGTGCTGCGCGACTCGTTCGCCGAGGTGTCGGCGACGCTGGCCCGGCAGAAGTCCCGGGTGCTCGTCGCGAGGGGGCCGCGGGCGGCGTCGTCGTCCTTCCCCCGCTGCCAGGAGCACCCCGACCTCGGCCTGACCGTGTGCGCGCACGGCGCCGCGTTCGCCGGCCCGAAGATCGACCTCGGAACCCGGGCGCTGCTGCGCTCGCTTCCGCGGATGAACCCGCAGGCGGTCACCGCGCTCGACCTCGGCTGCGGCACCGGCGTGCTCGCCGCCGTCCTCGCCACCGCCCGGCCCGAGCTGCACGTCCTCGCGACCGACCAGTCCGCGGCCGCGGTCGCCTCGGCGCGGGCGACGGCGGAGCGGAGCGGCCTCGCCGAGCGCATCACGGTTCGCCGGGACGACGCCGCGGCGCAGGTCCCCGACGGCAGCGTCGACCTCGTCGTCTGCAACCCGCCGTTCCACGTGGGAGCCGCTGTCGTCAGCGGAGCCGCCGACCGGCTGTTCGCCGCCGCCGGCCGGGTGCTGCGACCCGGCGGTGAGCTGTGGACGGTGTTCAACTCGCCGTTGCCGCACCCGGCGGCGCTGCGCCGGCTGGTCGGCCCGACCCGCGTGGTCGACCGGGACCGGAGGTTCAGCGTTGCCGTGTCGACCTGCAGGGATTGA
- a CDS encoding DUF6986 family protein, protein MGLDESVYAELDRRLAPVDAARLAAYPGDRPGRQPVHTCYVPADAVVPGIAEQWGQAALAALDEHGLPDLGLDPALVAEVLPRVRAKLATEPVEDLRVDAEDGYRGTPDREDDDVAAAARALVTGAPPSVGIRAKSLEGPTRRRGVRTLDVFLSAFGAEIGSRATVTLPKVTDVEQVRAFLPVLDALEDDHGVPLDLELQVETPQAVLGPDGTATLARMVHAAGPRLTGLHYGTYDYSAALGIAAAHQSSDHPAADFAKQVVQVAVAGTGARAVDGSTNVLPVGGREQVHAAWRLHAGLVRRALERGFYQGWDLHPAQLVTRYVATYAFFRAALPAAAARLAAYLDRADAGVLDEPATARALAGVVLRGLDCGALDETQVTTSTGVPVVEVVKLSGRWPRGS, encoded by the coding sequence ATGGGCCTCGACGAGAGCGTCTACGCCGAGCTCGACCGCCGGCTGGCGCCGGTGGATGCCGCCCGGCTGGCCGCCTACCCCGGCGATCGGCCCGGCCGGCAGCCGGTGCACACCTGCTACGTGCCCGCCGACGCCGTCGTCCCCGGGATCGCGGAGCAGTGGGGGCAGGCGGCGCTGGCCGCCCTCGACGAGCACGGCCTGCCCGACCTGGGCCTCGACCCGGCGCTGGTCGCCGAGGTGCTGCCGCGGGTGCGCGCCAAGCTCGCCACCGAGCCGGTGGAGGACCTGCGGGTCGACGCCGAGGACGGCTACCGCGGCACCCCGGACAGGGAGGACGACGACGTCGCGGCCGCCGCCCGGGCGCTGGTGACCGGGGCGCCGCCGTCCGTCGGCATCCGGGCGAAGTCCCTGGAGGGGCCGACCCGACGCCGCGGCGTCCGCACCCTCGACGTCTTCCTCTCCGCTTTCGGCGCCGAAATCGGGAGCCGGGCGACCGTCACGCTGCCCAAGGTGACCGACGTCGAGCAGGTGCGCGCCTTCCTGCCCGTCCTCGACGCCCTCGAGGACGACCACGGCGTGCCGCTGGACCTCGAGCTGCAGGTGGAGACGCCGCAGGCGGTCCTCGGCCCGGACGGCACGGCGACGCTGGCGCGGATGGTCCACGCCGCCGGCCCCCGGCTGACCGGCCTGCACTACGGCACGTACGACTACAGCGCGGCCCTCGGCATCGCCGCGGCGCACCAGTCCTCCGACCACCCCGCCGCCGACTTCGCCAAGCAGGTGGTGCAGGTGGCGGTCGCGGGCACCGGCGCCCGGGCCGTCGACGGCTCGACGAACGTGCTGCCGGTCGGCGGCCGCGAGCAGGTGCACGCCGCGTGGCGGCTGCACGCCGGGCTCGTCCGGCGGGCGCTGGAGCGCGGCTTCTACCAGGGCTGGGACCTGCACCCGGCCCAGCTGGTCACCCGGTACGTCGCCACGTACGCCTTCTTCCGCGCGGCGCTGCCGGCGGCCGCGGCCCGGCTCGCGGCCTACCTCGACCGGGCCGACGCGGGGGTCCTCGACGAGCCCGCGACCGCCCGCGCCCTGGCCGGGGTGGTGCTGCGCGGGCTGGACTGCGGAGCCCTGGACGAGACCCAGGTCACCACCTCGACGGGCGTCCCCGTCGTCGAGGTCGTTAAGCTGTCCGGCCGGTGGCCCCGGGGGAGCTGA
- a CDS encoding phosphoribosyltransferase, which produces MSEPRESPPRACERWGAAGPFPSCDLWWPRPGSRPELAKVGEDGVLTLTGANVLVADDVADTGKTLELVRDFCAGYVAEVRTAVIYEKPRSLVRCDYVWRRTDRWIDFPWSAQAPVVSRAT; this is translated from the coding sequence GTGAGCGAGCCCCGGGAGAGCCCGCCGCGAGCTTGCGAGCGGTGGGGGGCAGCGGGGCCCTTTCCTTCGTGCGACCTCTGGTGGCCCCGTCCCGGGTCCCGGCCTGAGCTTGCGAAGGTCGGGGAGGACGGGGTCCTTACACTGACCGGGGCGAACGTCCTGGTCGCCGACGACGTCGCCGACACCGGCAAGACCCTCGAGCTGGTCCGCGACTTCTGCGCCGGCTACGTGGCCGAGGTGCGGACGGCGGTCATCTACGAGAAGCCGCGGTCGCTGGTGCGCTGCGACTACGTGTGGCGGCGGACCGACCGGTGGATCGACTTCCCGTGGTCCGCGCAAGCGCCCGTGGTGTCGCGCGCGACGTAG
- a CDS encoding DUF5701 family protein — MSTAPHAAGTTLRTEADLEFDRQVDALVQAGLPAWRDLADECFRAWLEPLRDLLPTLPDSPGIPFVVVVPDAPVHDLLGTAQMVGGSGFTTMADDDLDRFRPLPELDVPATPYLLLDVDTGPDTLGLPPTQAAEKIAASGRTPLTVAEGLAVLVGDPGVLRSRNCFSLLGSRAGDKRVPALWVSARRPRLGWCYQGAPHSWLGSASCAGRLAAPSPVG; from the coding sequence ATGAGCACAGCACCGCACGCGGCCGGGACGACGCTGCGGACGGAGGCCGATCTCGAGTTCGACCGCCAGGTCGACGCCCTCGTCCAGGCCGGGCTGCCCGCCTGGCGGGACCTGGCGGACGAGTGCTTCCGGGCCTGGCTCGAGCCGCTGCGCGACCTGCTGCCGACCCTGCCGGACAGCCCCGGCATCCCGTTCGTCGTCGTGGTGCCCGACGCGCCGGTGCACGACCTCCTCGGCACGGCGCAGATGGTCGGCGGCTCCGGGTTCACCACGATGGCCGACGACGACCTGGACCGGTTCCGGCCGCTGCCGGAGCTCGACGTCCCGGCGACCCCGTACCTGCTGCTCGACGTCGACACCGGCCCCGACACCCTCGGTCTGCCGCCGACGCAGGCCGCCGAGAAGATCGCCGCCTCCGGCCGCACTCCGCTGACGGTCGCGGAGGGGCTCGCCGTCCTGGTCGGCGACCCGGGCGTGCTGCGCTCCCGCAACTGCTTCTCGCTGCTCGGGTCGCGCGCGGGCGACAAGCGGGTGCCCGCGCTCTGGGTCAGCGCGCGGCGGCCCCGGTTGGGCTGGTGCTACCAGGGCGCGCCGCACTCGTGGCTCGGCAGCGCCTCGTGCGCCGGCCGGTTGGCCGCTCCGAGCCCGGTGGGGTGA
- the aceB gene encoding malate synthase A → MVDVRVVGPDVERSGEVLTPEALEFVADLQTRFGAHRDALLAARATRRAEIAAEGRIGFRPETAEIRDGDWRVPPPPPGLVDRRVEITGPTEPKMAVNALNCGANVWLADLEDANTPHWRNVVGGQVVLRDAVRRQLEFTAPDGREYRIREDAVLPTIVPRPRGWHLPERHLLVDGEPAVGALVDAGLYLFHNAAEQLARGSGPYFYLPKMEGHLEAALWTLVFDHAEQVLDLPEGSIRATMLIETIPAAFEMEEMLHALGSHAAGLNAGRWDYLFSVIKVFRAAGPQYVFPDRGAVTMTAPMMRAYTDQLVAVCHRRGAMAIGGMAAFIPSRRDAEVNERALAKVRDDKTREAGDGFDGSWVAHPDLVGVCKEVFDDVLGERPNQLDRQRPEVAVTAEQLLDVAGVPGERTMAGLRANVEVALRYLAAWLGGNGAVGIHNLMEDAATAEISRSQVWQWVRNEVVLEGGELVTEELVRSVVAEEVAGIGELPHLDDARRLFEQVALADDFPDFLTLPAYELIS, encoded by the coding sequence ATGGTGGACGTGCGCGTGGTCGGACCGGACGTCGAGCGCTCCGGTGAGGTGCTGACCCCGGAGGCGCTGGAGTTCGTCGCCGATCTGCAGACCCGCTTCGGCGCGCACCGCGACGCCCTGCTCGCCGCCCGCGCGACCCGGCGGGCGGAGATCGCCGCCGAGGGGCGGATCGGCTTCCGGCCGGAGACGGCGGAGATCCGGGACGGCGACTGGCGGGTTCCCCCGCCCCCGCCCGGCCTGGTGGACCGCCGGGTGGAGATCACCGGCCCGACCGAGCCGAAGATGGCCGTCAACGCGCTGAACTGCGGCGCGAACGTGTGGCTGGCCGACCTCGAGGACGCCAACACCCCGCACTGGCGCAACGTGGTGGGCGGGCAGGTCGTGCTGCGCGACGCCGTCCGGCGGCAGCTCGAGTTCACCGCCCCCGACGGCCGCGAGTACCGCATCCGCGAGGACGCCGTCCTGCCCACGATCGTGCCCCGCCCCCGCGGCTGGCACCTGCCCGAGCGGCACCTGCTGGTCGACGGGGAGCCCGCGGTGGGCGCCCTGGTCGACGCCGGGCTGTACCTGTTCCACAACGCCGCCGAGCAGCTCGCGCGCGGCAGCGGGCCGTACTTCTACCTGCCGAAGATGGAGGGCCACCTCGAGGCGGCGCTGTGGACGCTGGTGTTCGACCACGCCGAGCAGGTGCTGGACCTGCCCGAGGGCTCGATCCGGGCGACCATGCTCATCGAGACGATCCCGGCCGCCTTCGAGATGGAGGAGATGCTGCACGCGCTGGGCAGCCACGCCGCCGGACTCAACGCCGGCCGCTGGGACTACCTGTTCAGCGTGATCAAGGTCTTCCGCGCGGCGGGGCCGCAGTACGTGTTCCCCGACCGGGGCGCGGTCACCATGACCGCCCCGATGATGCGGGCCTACACCGACCAGCTGGTCGCCGTCTGCCACCGGCGCGGGGCGATGGCGATCGGCGGCATGGCGGCGTTCATCCCGAGCCGCCGCGACGCCGAGGTGAACGAGCGGGCGCTGGCCAAGGTCCGCGACGACAAGACCCGCGAGGCCGGCGACGGGTTCGACGGCTCCTGGGTCGCCCACCCCGACCTGGTCGGCGTGTGCAAGGAGGTCTTCGACGACGTCCTCGGCGAGCGCCCCAACCAGCTCGACCGGCAGCGCCCGGAAGTCGCGGTGACCGCCGAGCAGCTGCTCGACGTCGCCGGGGTGCCGGGGGAGCGCACCATGGCCGGGCTGCGGGCCAACGTCGAGGTCGCGCTGCGATACCTCGCGGCCTGGCTGGGCGGCAACGGCGCGGTCGGCATCCACAACCTCATGGAGGACGCCGCCACCGCCGAGATCAGCCGCTCGCAGGTGTGGCAGTGGGTGCGCAACGAGGTCGTGCTCGAGGGCGGCGAGCTGGTCACCGAGGAGCTCGTGCGGTCCGTCGTCGCCGAGGAGGTCGCCGGGATCGGCGAGCTGCCGCACCTGGACGACGCCCGGCGGCTGTTCGAGCAGGTCGCGCTCGCCGACGACTTCCCGGACTTCCTGACCCTCCCGGCCTACGAGCTCATCAGCTAG
- the uraD gene encoding 2-oxo-4-hydroxy-4-carboxy-5-ureidoimidazoline decarboxylase, giving the protein MAALDDLNEQPAEQAAEALRACNAAPSFAAAVLAGRPYPTADALVARAEEVARALPWDEVATALAAHPRIGDRVEGTSAEAQASRREQSSMSGADDDVRTALLEGNRAYEQRFDHVFLIRAAGRSPEEMLADLRRRLGNDEAAERAEVIEQLAQITGLRVRGLVS; this is encoded by the coding sequence GTGGCCGCCCTCGACGACCTCAACGAGCAGCCCGCCGAGCAGGCGGCCGAGGCGCTGCGCGCGTGCAACGCGGCGCCGTCCTTCGCCGCGGCCGTGCTCGCCGGCCGGCCCTACCCGACCGCCGACGCCCTGGTGGCCCGCGCCGAGGAGGTGGCCCGGGCGCTGCCGTGGGACGAGGTGGCCACCGCGCTGGCCGCGCACCCGCGGATCGGCGACCGGGTGGAGGGCACCTCGGCGGAGGCGCAGGCGTCGCGGCGCGAGCAGAGCTCGATGAGCGGTGCGGACGACGACGTGCGGACCGCGCTGCTCGAGGGCAACCGCGCCTACGAGCAGCGGTTCGACCACGTGTTCCTGATCCGGGCCGCCGGCCGCTCGCCCGAGGAGATGCTGGCCGATCTGCGCCGGCGGCTGGGCAACGACGAGGCGGCCGAGCGGGCCGAGGTGATCGAGCAGCTGGCCCAGATCACGGGCCTGCGGGTGAGGGGACTGGTGTCGTGA